One segment of Carassius auratus strain Wakin chromosome 2, ASM336829v1, whole genome shotgun sequence DNA contains the following:
- the LOC113118089 gene encoding signal transducing adapter molecule 1-like, whose protein sequence is MPLFTSNPFDQDVEKATSEMNTAEDWGLILDICDKIGQSRTGPKECLRSIMRRVNHKDPHVAMQALTLLGACVSNCGKIFHLEVCSREFASEVSNVLNKGHPKVCEKLKALMVEWAEDFRNDPQLSLISAMIKNLREQGVIFPAVGSQAAEQAKASPALVAKDPATSTNKKEEEDLAKAIELSLKEQRQQQPQVSLSGLYPSTSSLLTSHKAEGRKVRAIYDFEAAEDNELTFKSGEIITILDDSDPNWWKGETYQGVGLFPSNFVTADLTAEPEMMKTEKKTVQFSEDVQVETIEPEPEPVFIDEEKMDQLLQMIQSADPTDDQSDTCELLQLEAACNQMGPLIDQKLEDIDRKHSELSDLNVKVMEALSLYAKLMNEDPVYAMYAKIQSQQYYMHQTPNASQQVYPAQSTGGQYVIQPGYNVPMEQLSAMNQTGTSMAGQPAPSDAHMYMGQPPVYSPTPGSMPPADVQSYQNPACTPSAMSQTPGYTVPSTQSLPATADNQQTPYFEKALL, encoded by the exons AGAAAGCGACCAGTGAGATGAACACAGCTGAGGACTGGGGCCTCATTTTGGACATTTGTGACAAGATCGGACAGTCTCGCACTGG GCCTAAAGAATGTCTGCGCTCTATAATGAGGAGAGTGAATCACAAGGATCCGCATGTTGCCATGCAAGCGTTGACG CTGCTAGGTGCGTGTGTGTCAAACTGTGGAAAAATATTCCATTTAGAGGTCTGCTCCAGGGAATTTGCTAGTGAAGTTAGCAATGTACTAAATAAG GGTCATCCTAAAGTGTGTGAGAAGCTGAAGGCTCTGATGGTGGAGTGGGCTGAGGATTTCCGTAATGACCCCCAGCTCAGCCTCATTTCGGCCATGATCAAGAACCTCAGAGAACAGGGTGTCATCTTCCCTGCCGTGGGCTCTCAG GCGGCAGAACAAGCTAAAGCCAGTCCTGCATTAGTAGCTAAAGACCCTGCAAcatcaacaaacaagaaagaagaagaagacctCGCTAAAG cgATCGAACTGTCTCTGAAGGAGCAGCGGCAGCAGCAGCCTCAGGTCTCTCTGTCTGGCCTCTACCCGAGCACCAGCAGCCTCCTCACATCTCACAAGGCTGAAGGCAGAAAGGTCAGGGCCATCTATGACTTTGAGGCAGCCGAGGACAATGAGCTCACCTTTAAATCAGGCGAGATCATCACCATCCTGGATGACAG TGACCCTAACTGGTGGAAGGGTGAGACGTATCAGGGTGTTGGGCTTTTTCCTTCCAACTTTGTGACAGCAGACCTGACAGCAGAGCCTGAGATGA tgaaaacagagaagaagacagtGCAGTTCAGTGAAGACGTCCAGGTAGAGACGATTGAACCGGAGCCAGAGCCTGTCTTCATTGATGAG GAGAAAATGGACCAGCTGCTTCAGATGATCCAGAGTGCAGACCCAACAGACGACCAGTCCGACACCTGTGAACTCCTGCAGCTGGAGG CTGCTTGCAACCAGATGGGTCCTCTCATTGATCAGAAGTTGGAGGACATTGACAG aaaacactCAGAGCTGTCTGATCTGAACGTGAAGGTCATGGAAGCGCTGTCTCTCTATGCTAAGCTAATGAATGAAGACCCAGTATATGCTATGTATGCCAAAATACAGAGCCAGCAATACTACATGCACCAGACCCCAAACGCTTCCCAACAG GTGTACCCTGCCCAGTCCACTGGAGGGCAGTATGTAATACAACCGGGATACAACGTTCCAATGGAGCAGCTCTCTGCAATGAACCAAACAGGAACTTCAATGGCTGGACAGCCGGCTCCCAG TGATGCCCACATGTACATGGGCCAGCCTCCAGTCTACAGCCCGACTCCTGGCAGCATGCCTCCAGCTGATGTCCAGTCCTACCAGAACCCAGCCTGCACTCCATCGGCCATGAGCCAGACCCCCGGCTACACCGTGCCCTCCACCCAGAGCCTCCCTGCTACTGCAGACAACCAACAGACCCC